One Scophthalmus maximus strain ysfricsl-2021 chromosome 7, ASM2237912v1, whole genome shotgun sequence genomic window, CAAAGGTTTATCTTGTGACCCTTTGGACCAGACTAAGCTGCCCGACCAGCTTCACCTTGTCCAAATACTCCTATGACAAATAAGATAAACTGAAATaagatgaatgaaataataGAATGAAAAAGCAATTACTGTGCAGCTACTGTGCAGTGCAAGATACCAAATAAATAGTCCCACGTCCCTGGCAGGATTGGACCAACTTCTTTCACGTGTTCAAGTAGTTGAGGGTTTTTGTGCATCTCCAAAAGAACTCATCAGCCAGTTCTCCTCAACCATTGCCCATTAATCTTTCATTTGATCCATATTTTGTTTGTAGCTTGATATGCAGCAACAAAGTAAAGGTCTAAAGCTCCTGTTGAGTCTGTCACGTCTCTTGTACCTTGTGCTTGCATTTCACctgatctgtttgtttttcgctGCTTCAGGTGAAATCATTTTTGACAGGAGCACGTCAGACATGGCGCGGGACGCCGGGGGGAGTGCACAGAGAAGATTAACATACGAGGAAGCAATGGAGGAAGCAGGTAAACTAACAATTAACAAGTGTCTGTACGTTTTGTCATGGTGTTGAACGTTccaagcaaaataaaatgtgaggTGTGAAAGAGTCAACACAGTGTATTGTTGGATCTCACTGtacctggaggagaaggagcattTGACACTTGGGCCTGTAGAAATCTATTGGTCCAAGCTATTTTATATACATCTTAAGAGAAATACAAGAGTTTGATCCTGTCATGAGCAATGAAAATGcaacatatttataaaataatttggTTACATTATTGTGAGAGACCTCAGTTTCTGGCACACTAGATTTAACCATATATTTTATCTTGTACATCGAGACATATTTATTCAGCAATATCAATGCAGTTTAATGTTACTTTTTACTTTGGTGTGTAATACTAAGGGGTCAGTTATGGGCGGGGCCGCCTGACTATATTGTTGGTGATTTTATGCAAAATAAAGTATGGCTTCAAAGACTGAAAAGGAGAacttctctcttctgttttcgCTCCcaggttttggtttgtttcactGGCTGCTGTTGGTGGTTTGTGGTTGGGCCAACGCCAGTGATGCTGTGGAGGTcctttgtgtgtcttttctcCTGCCAACGGCTCGCTGTGATCTGCTGCTGACCTCTTCAGACATGGGCCTGCTCACTGCCAGCATTTTCCTAGGTGAGTCACAATCTTTCAATGAACGGGTTGTCATACCTGAGCTGGTGCAGTTCACCTGTGGTtactgaaacagaaaaacccaGGGCACCAGTGGACAGAGGCATCGCTCTCATACAAATACTCATACATACATAAAGTTTTCtcaatgacattaaaatgtatgaaagaCTTGGATACTAGGTAAAAAGGCAGTTagacacacaaatattaattttaaaagtgTTTCAAAATCTCAATTTAACTATCCAATCTTCTTGTAAAATTATAGAATAATACAATTTTGAgatatattgtaataataaattatgatttatCATTATTCATATTACGTAATACTCATTGCAAACACACCAGATGCCTGTTTTTATGACCTTAATCATAAGGTCATAAATGTCataacggtaaaaaaaaaaatccccacacaagaaaagaagaatgatcattaaaatgaatactaATACTTCATGAAATTTCAGAAAAGATGCTCattgaaaaaacacagaaaacaacctcattttgaaaacaaaatattttatcacTGTGTTGTCATACTATTATTCTTAATTCCCCTCTTCTAGGAATGATGGTGGGTGGCTACGTGTGGGGATACCTGGCCGACCAGCGGGGGCGTTGCAGGATCCTGGTTGTATCCCTGACAGTGAATGGGGTGTTCGGAGGTCTGGCCAGCGCGGCTCCATGGTTctggctcctcctgctgctgcgctTCATCAGTGGCATCGGGTGAGTGCATGActtgcattttgttttacatgttttaagaTGCATGGTGCCTATTTTAATCCATCCTGGATCCAACAGTACAGCTCATTTTAATCCTTGACTgaaagacattttggaaaacaagAATACAGAAGTGGTTTAAATCTCTGTGCGGGAATTACAGTAGGGCTGTgagaaatgattattttcattatgaattAGTCTGATGACCGTTTTCTCAAATGATAATTTAATCTATAAAACACCCTGTGTACTTTACTTCATATTTACCACAAATGTCTTGTTTACTCAACCAGCAAGACCGTACGTGACAAAGATAAGCAGGCAACAAATCCTCATAATTAAGAACCTTAAACCAGACAATGTTTGGTTTCTTCACCTCAAAAGTGATTCAAATcatgaattgattatcaaaatagatgcTGATTAATTATCTGCGATTAAATTAATTGACTTAAGGATGAATGCACaagtcaaaaaatatatatatatttgcagacAGGGAACATTGGACCAACCCATGGAACTTTTTCAAATGCCAGAATGTTCAGTTGCCCAGTTTGGGAAAAACTAATTGGATTTCAAAAAATTAACTTCAAGGACAAATGTTGATTTTCTGCCCCTCTGTAGGGTCGGCGGGTCAATCCCTGTCATCTTCTCGTACTTCTCAGAGTTCATGCCCCGGCTGCGCAGAGGTACGATGATCAGCGCTCTGGCCACCTTCTGGATGGCAGGAAACATCCTGGCTGCAGGTGAGAGgaaatggtgtttgtgtgttatctCGCCACAAGTCACATGTTGAtattaaatgtgaattatttatcACATCATGTTGTTGAGACAAACAGAAATTCTGTCCAAATAAGTATTAAAGGAATCCTGTCATGAAGCATCAGCAAATCACCAAATCATGttctaatattttttaattagtttCTAATATTGATTAACtaatatattgatattgtaCTGACAATTCACAATATAACATCTCATGATTTCAACCAAGATCTAACAGGAATTATTAACTCGTAAGGGGACTTACATATTCTGGGATCTGCCCCATTCTCCTACagtacagtgactgtatgtgtgtttttgtccgcAGGTCTGGCCTGGCTGGTGATTCCCAGAACCTGGGCACATTTTTCTCTTGGCAGTCTAGACTTCCAGAGCTGGAGACTGTTTGTGGTGCTCTGCTCCATTCCCAGCCTCACCTCAGCCCTCCTCTTCAGACTGCTCATGCCCGAAAGCCCCAAGTTCCTCATGGAGGTATTCAAAGACTAGACGAGTGCTCGTGTCAGCAGGATCCTCTCTGTCCCGAGGTGTCTTTGATATTTTCACCCTGTCTTTTCCAGGCTGGTCGGGAGAAGGAAGCCATCCATGTTTTCAGATTGATGTTTGAGTTGAACATGAGGGGGAAAGGAAAATCGTTCCCGGTATGATATGGACACTGTTCCTTTATGTCATTGTTTGGTGTACAAATTTAACAGGGTTTGTCTAAATTGAAGAACGACACAACTGACATCATGTTAAAAGGTCAAATGATTTGATTTACGAAAACGGTACAAAGGGAGAGGGTCCTCTAAACACCAACTTTATTACTTCGATAATGCTGTataccgctgtgtgtgtgtaatgactCGTATCTCATTCTTCTTTTGCAGGAATTTGGTTTGCACACAAGCTCCAAGGGAAGAGGAGAACTGGAGGAGACCAAAACTTTGGGTTCGTGTCGAGAGCGACTTgccaatattttaaaaaaggtaacGTCACACAAAGCCATGTCTAAAAAACCAAAGAGATGATTAAAAGTTCGTCTGAGTCACACAACACCCGCAGAGGTTAACTGGAGACTTATCTTGTTTGACCAGGACAACATGTTTATTCGTGACGCCTGAAGCAGCAGGGCTGGGTTAACATTCTGTGGGGCCCCGTGGGCAGCAGTTAAGCACTGGGCCTCATTAACACGCTGTTCCCAACCCtcctgagtgtgtgagagtacAGAGTGTATCGTTTCTCTGTGCTGTTATATAAACGTTCTTCAGGTTAACTAAAGATCCTGTCCGGCTCTTGTAGTTAACTTAAGTTCTGCATAATCTAACAAGTTTGCATTTAAGTTAGTACCACAGACCAATTGTCACTGCCATTCGGCTTTTGGGGCTTTATTGTTATTCCTTTTAATAACACggttatttcctttttttagtgCTGATAAATGATTTCCTTTCTAtttctcattttgtcattttgaatgaatttcTATGGTTTATCTCGCAGGGCCTGGTGCCcattaaacaaatgtttaatgGTTCCCTCAAAGCCAGGAGCATCCCTCTGCTCATCATCTTCTACTGCATCTCCTTCAGGTGAGGAATACCTCCTTTCTGTGTCTGCGTACAAACACAGCAGCGTCTGTGGTGAAGCGAAGCAAGTTCAACACTGCTAATGTGATACATCTACGGTATTCAAATGGCAGTGAGAGAAAACTGTtggaaattttttttatcatcagtcACCAGAAATCATTTGACCATACCAAAAGATAGTGAACCGTTGTAAGATTATTATTGGGTTATTGGgacacagtttgtgttgtgttaatATTGCAGCCCTAGTGTGAGATGAATCTATTAATTGAACTATCAAACAAATTCATTCTAATGTCTGTAGTTACTACGGGCTGTGGATGTGGTTCCCGGAGCTGTTTGAGAGAGTCGAGGACGGCGGTTCGCCCTGTGCCAACGtgtccctcctgtctcctcttcacAATCAAAGTTGCTACCCGGTCAAGACAGCAGGTGACTTTCTGGGATAACAAAGAATTAATGCAGATTTCACTGCCGTCAGCTCTCCTTTGTCCTCCAGTCAGTGAGCAGAGAACTGAAGATAGAGCTGAAATTTAAAGCTCATCCGCTGAAAACGACGAGGTGTAGTTTGagtgagaataaaataaataatggttaAATTATCTTTGCCATGCACCTGACTCGTCttatgaattttcttttcatagaGTAATTAtctaaaactgttttaaagtGTATAAACTGTAGTACTAATATCATTGCAGTATCAGTGTAATACATGTCAAGTGTGCAGCTCAGTTAGAGTAGGGACTTTAAAATGCCCTTAGGTTTGAATGTGTTCTGTCTACATACATCTTAAGACCTGTCTCTGTCATGCCTCATTTAAAGAATGTGtatcatacttttaattttcaaaacGTTTCCTGCAAAGAACTTTATAATTTGATTATAAGTACAGTGTGTAACCTAGTGATCAACCTACACTACAGACAAGAATacgcaaatatatatatatatatatatatataaatatataaataaagcacTAGAGGGTTGCTCAGAGAGTACATACCATGCCTTGTTAAAGAAAGATTTTGAAAACATTCAATTTATCCGCTCCACTCCATATTTAAAGGGCTTCTTCAGTGGGTCATGCCCCACACCTCCACAAGATTTCATGGAAATTGTTTCAGTAGTAATGCATTTAGTTAAccttctgacaaacaaataacaatacaaatgacaatgaaaacaacaccTCTTTGCTGGAGGCAATAAATTGGgatatttatttgtcattttacactgaacttttctttccttttttatatattattggTACCAAATGTCATGCTTAATTTTGGAAGGAACATTATTGACccataatgttaaatgttaccACTTGTTTGGTGgacttttctctttatttcctcctcaCCTTACAGTGTATATGGAGGGCTTCATCATCGCTGTATCAAACCTGCCTGGCAACATCTTCACCATCCTGATGATGGAAAGCACCGGAGGAAAGTCACTACTGTGTGAGTCTATTGCTCATAAAATTGTATATTTCCTTGTTTAATTTGGgagttgtgttgtgatgtggtGAAGTGAATTTTTACACTCGCTCTCACGTTTAGTTTCAGATTTGAACACTGATCGTTTTTTTGACCTTCAGGTCAATGAAGTCACACTGCAAAGGGCAGCTTAGAAACCGTTACACCATGAACAAATCtgagaggagaaggtgaagtgatcttcattctctccctctttgctgTGTCTCCAGGCTGCAGCCTGGTGGTGTCTAGCCTCAGTGTCTTCCTCATCTATATGGTCCAAACCAAAACCCAGAGTCTGATCCTCTCCTGCATCTTCAGCTGCGTGTCCGTGATCGCCTGGAACGCCCTGGACGTGGTGGGAACAGAGCTCTACCCGACACATCTACGGTACCTTGTCTTGAAACTCAAACTTAGAATAAAATCTTCTTTGCAAACATTGGTGGGTTAGGGTTTGGGTGTTGTTGGGTAAAAGTGTATGTACACATCTTTCAATGAAAACTGCTgggcatttattcatttttctgttaatttagaattaaatttattatatGATGGGATTTTGGGGGGTTTACCCACCAAGAGGCCTCAAAATTGATgctgttttttcctgttaaataCTGTGTACTTTCACCTCCTCACTGTCCTCAGGCCTCCAGAAATCTATATTAGAAACAACTGAGCCCCCCCCAAAACTCTAAGAACCATTGTCACAGTTCACATTGGAGAACACTGTTAAATGTTCTTTAAGTTTCAGCCACATTTGATACTTCTACTGAGAACTACTGAAAGGATTTTACTGGTATTTTGGTAATTTTGTCTGtgatcttttatgttttatttacttctttttttaaacaatagattccaaataaatcaacattcatttttacagatttttacaaaatgtgggGTAATGCTGACATGAAAGTAGGTTAATAAAGCGCATATTGTCACGTCGTCATCTActgtgtctttcttcctctcaggtCCTCTGCTCTCGGGTTCTTCGCCGGCATAGGCCGAGTGGCAGCGATCATGGGTAACGTAGTCTTTGGAAAGTTGGTGGACACGAACTGTGCCGTGCCGGTGCTGCTggtctctgctctgctgctgaccGGAGGACTGGTGGCTCTGAAGCTCCCACAAAGCAGGCAGACGGAGCTCACCTGATCGCTGACATTTCATATGGAGGAATTATTATCCGCTTTTGTCCATAATGAAGGAGAGATGATCTGTCCGCTGTGCCTTCCGTCACTTCGCTGTGCCTTTTATGGTGCCTCATATAGAATGCAATCAAAAAGCAGTAGCAGGCTCTCTTCACCTCTCTGGAAAGTGAgtaagaagaaagagaaaggcgGCTGCACTACAATTTCCACGGTGGACACGTGAGACTGAAAATCCTGAAAAATATCTTCTaaaagtcgctttggacaaaagcgtcagccaaatgaatgtaacaataaaaataaaaaaaatgtacctgaaTATTTTCGTCACCTTTAATTGAAAAGATTCTCGGAAGGATGTTTCAGGCTTTAATGTGGTTCGTTGATGATTTGGTTTTCCCAAGGGTTTAGGTTTATTAGATAAAGATGTGTcggaaatatttattttttaaaagaacaccGCAAATTCTACAGATAAACTTTTGAGCATAATCTGTTATACTGGGCCTTTGTTAATCAGACTCGCTGAACTGCTTATTGATTGTCATTCTTTTCCAGCTCTGGAATTTTTCTGCACAAAGTGGACCAAAATACTCAGTGGTAAACAAAAGGACCAGAGCTGGTACAAATGAGCAAATGTCTACATGAGCCTGTGtggccacatttttttcttatcagcTCATATTCCCAACAGTGATTCAGTGAAGGTCTCAAATCACTTTGTCACCAATGAAGCTCATAAATAAACGGTACCATTTACCTCAGCGGTGTCTCGGTGTCACATCACCTGTATATGTGCTACCATACAGCTCTGATTTGACTTTCTCAGATCCTTTGAGTTTAAGTACAAATACACCAGCATAAAAACACTTCACAACAAGCCAAATTCCTACATTCAGAAACACTGTTCAGTCACCGAAGTCGAATGGAAAGTAGAGGAAGACAGACGAAGCAAAACGAAGCAGTGACACGGTTTAAGTAGGCTGACGTGCTTCTCTCACCGTCACCAGCAGAGTGGCGCAgcggaagcgtgctgggcccataacccagaggtcgatggatcgaaaccatcctctgctattTTGCGTTGTCCggtctttttctccccctatAGCCTCTTACTTGTTTAACCTCAATATACATTCCAACTGATATATTTTCCAAAGCAACAATTTGtagtatttccattttctggGTGGGGTAGTGCGATCACCTTTTACTGCTGTGCAGTGTTACTGCTTATGTCTTTTGGTTCATAAACCTTCGTGTTATTGGTCATCGGTGTTTTAGGCCTTTTGTTTCAGACGGGTCCCCGTGTCTCTCACGAACGCCCAGCACCGAGGAAAGGCTGACTGACGAGGGCCCGCGGCTCCTCGTGTGGTCCGCAGCAGCTCCTCGTCTGGTGCCGCTGTAACATGTGCGGAAGAAGCGTCGACGTGACGAAGTGGCCGATGCGGCGTCTGTTCTCCGTGTCCGTGCGCTCGTACTGTGGACCATATTGAAAAGGTGGACCGCCGTGTCGTTGCGAGCGCCATCGCGATCTTGAGCAGACCGTAAACTACTCgaaactccaaaaaaaattaaaaatcacccACTCAGCCTGCGACACATTTAATAACGCCCAAATCCACTCGGAGTTCCCGCcgagcagagtggcgcagcggaagcgtgctgggcccataacccagaggtcgatggatcgaaaccatcctctgctattTTTGTCGGTCTCTCACCTTTTCGGCCATTTATGTTCGTTaccagtttattattattattatttagttgtGGACGTATAAAACTACAGTAAGCTACACTATGCGCACTTCTTCACGATTTTGTAGTATTTTCATTTACTGCACTAATTTGGCTGAAAGCCTCCGTCAAGTCATTGTGATGTCTCCTCAGCTGTCGTGTCCCTTCTTCGTGGGTCATCCGAGGCAGTGTTTTATCgtaacatatttttcttttgtttgatttatcaGTTTGAGCtcagattaagaaaaaaaaacttaattctAGAgatttaaacataatttattgtattaatttattgtaaatagtgtgaatttaatttaatttaatttaatttaatcttatttta contains:
- the sv2 gene encoding synaptic vesicle glycoprotein 2B isoform X1 → MSRHTRSGDAEARRPLLVTGGHLEPSEVDSDGEGEIIFDRSTSDMARDAGGSAQRRLTYEEAMEEAGFGLFHWLLLVVCGWANASDAVEVLCVSFLLPTARCDLLLTSSDMGLLTASIFLGMMVGGYVWGYLADQRGRCRILVVSLTVNGVFGGLASAAPWFWLLLLLRFISGIGVGGSIPVIFSYFSEFMPRLRRGTMISALATFWMAGNILAAGLAWLVIPRTWAHFSLGSLDFQSWRLFVVLCSIPSLTSALLFRLLMPESPKFLMEAGREKEAIHVFRLMFELNMRGKGKSFPEFGLHTSSKGRGELEETKTLGSCRERLANILKKGLVPIKQMFNGSLKARSIPLLIIFYCISFSYYGLWMWFPELFERVEDGGSPCANVSLLSPLHNQSCYPVKTAVYMEGFIIAVSNLPGNIFTILMMESTGGKSLLCCSLVVSSLSVFLIYMVQTKTQSLILSCIFSCVSVIAWNALDVVGTELYPTHLRSSALGFFAGIGRVAAIMGNVVFGKLVDTNCAVPVLLVSALLLTGGLVALKLPQSRQTELT
- the sv2 gene encoding synaptic vesicle glycoprotein 2B isoform X2, which produces MARDAGGSAQRRLTYEEAMEEAGFGLFHWLLLVVCGWANASDAVEVLCVSFLLPTARCDLLLTSSDMGLLTASIFLGMMVGGYVWGYLADQRGRCRILVVSLTVNGVFGGLASAAPWFWLLLLLRFISGIGVGGSIPVIFSYFSEFMPRLRRGTMISALATFWMAGNILAAGLAWLVIPRTWAHFSLGSLDFQSWRLFVVLCSIPSLTSALLFRLLMPESPKFLMEAGREKEAIHVFRLMFELNMRGKGKSFPEFGLHTSSKGRGELEETKTLGSCRERLANILKKGLVPIKQMFNGSLKARSIPLLIIFYCISFSYYGLWMWFPELFERVEDGGSPCANVSLLSPLHNQSCYPVKTAVYMEGFIIAVSNLPGNIFTILMMESTGGKSLLCCSLVVSSLSVFLIYMVQTKTQSLILSCIFSCVSVIAWNALDVVGTELYPTHLRSSALGFFAGIGRVAAIMGNVVFGKLVDTNCAVPVLLVSALLLTGGLVALKLPQSRQTELT